Proteins from a single region of Phoenix dactylifera cultivar Barhee BC4 unplaced genomic scaffold, palm_55x_up_171113_PBpolish2nd_filt_p 000305F, whole genome shotgun sequence:
- the LOC120105514 gene encoding disease resistance RPP8-like protein 3, protein MFLSAPIGGDHKNLQTLQIEESEFGLDAMDIVRLRGIRFIKKSVTTPSFTTEEIHKAVDRMFEESLEKALKQMDNLVSLSLILLERIIPGDVLFAQTPNLYQLRSLTLWGRLLLKQQQQCPDSSQFPPNLTKLVLIHSEFEQDPMPVLDKLPNLRLLQLNAYAYKGKSMSCSSTRGFPQLQQLVLFGVHSLEEWRVKAGAMPSLTHLTIAKCEKLKMLPEGLQHVTTLRELDLRDMSYEFNKRVRNEDAYKVRHIPSIHFDLPNEIEFM, encoded by the coding sequence ATGTTTCTAAGCGCACCGATAGGTGGTGATCACAAAAACTTGCAGACTCTGCAAATCGAGGAGTCTGAATTTGGTCTGGATGCTATGGATATTGTCCGTTTACGAGGCATAAGATTCATCAAAAAATCGGTTACTACGCCAAGCTTTACTACAGAGGAGATTCACAAAGCAGTTGATAGAATGTTTGAGGAGTCACTCGAAAAAGCACTCAAGCAAATGGACAACCTCGTCTCGTTGTCTCTGATTTTGCTCGAACGTATAATCCCTGGGGATGTCCTTTTTGCTCAGACACCAAACCTGTACCAGCTCCGTTCATTGACATTATGGGGACGGTTGTTACTCAAACAACAGCAGCAGTGCCCAGATAGCAGTCAATTCCCGCCAAACCTCACCAAGCTCGTATTAATTCATTCTGAATTCGAGCAAGACCCAATGCCGGTGCTGGACAAGCTACCAAACCTCAGGCTTCTTCAACTAAATGCGTATGCATACAAAGGGAAGAGCATGTCATGTTCTTCTACTAGAGGCTTTCCTCAACTACAACAATTGGTATTATTCGGTGTCCATAGTTTAGAGGAATGGAGAGTGAAGGCTGGGGCGATGCCTAGCCTAACCCACTTAACTATCGCAAAATGCGAGAAGTTGAAGATGCTTCCTGAGGGATTGCAGCACGTGACCACACTTCGAGAACTGGACCTGAGAGATATGTCCTATGAGttcaacaaaagggtcagaaaTGAGGATGCGTACAAAGTCCGACACATCCCCTCCATTCATTTTGACTTGCCGAACGAAATTGAATTCATGTAA
- the LOC120105529 gene encoding ABC transporter G family member 41-like: protein MLALTFKRSIGVSRAIISRAKLSQMQKGGDIDNSTVLTNQSRKVPQTSTAEPKRNGRMVLPFIPLTVTFQDVNYYVDTPLVIMLE, encoded by the exons ATGTTGGCCTTAACTTTTAAAAGAT CTATTGGGGTCTCTCGTGCTATTATCTCTCGTGCAAAGCTTTCTCAGatgcaaaaaggaggagatattGATAACTCAACAGTCCTAACAAATCAGTCCAGAAAGGTGCCCCAGACAAGTACTGCTGAACCCAAAAGAAATG GAAGGATGGTTTTACCTTTTATTCCCCTCACAGTGACATTCCAAGATGTGAATTACTATGTTGATACTCCACTGGTAATCATGTTAGAGTAA